The window GTGGCCACTTCTTCCTCTGCTGTTTACAAACCCCCTTTGAAGCCCCCTAAGGGGACCCGCCAACCCAACAAGCCCAGGGTGCGCCCCACCTCTCGGCAGCCCTCCAAGGACTTGGGCTACAGCAACTATGGCCCCAGCATCGCCTATCAGACCAAATCCCCGGTGCCTTTGGAGTGTCCCACCGCGTGCACTTGCAACCTGCAGATCTCTGATCTGGGCCTCAACGTAAACTGCCAGGAGCGAAAGATCGAGAGCATCGCTGAACTGCAGCCCAAGCCCTACAACCCCAAGAAAATGTATCTGACAGAGAACTATATCGCTGTCGTGCGCAGGACAGACTTCCTGGAGGCCACGGGGCTGGACCTCCTGCACCTGGGGAACAACCGCATCTCGATGATACAGGACCACGCTTTCGGGGATCTCACCAACCTGAGGCGCCTGTACCTGAATGGCAATAGGATCGAGAGGCTAAGCCCGGAGTTATTCTATGGCCTGCAGAGCCTGCAGTATCTCTTCCTCCAGTACAATCTCATTCGCGAGATTCAGTCTGGAACTTTTGACCCGGTCCCAAACCTCCAGCTGCTATTCTTGAATAACAACCTCCTGCAGGCCATGCCCTCAGGCGTCTTCTCTGGCCTGACCCTCCTCAGGCTAAACCTGAGGAGTAACCACTTCACCTCCTTGCCGGTGAGTGGAGTTTTGGACCAGCTGAAGTCACTCATCCAAATCGACCTCCACGACAACCCTTGGGATTGTACCTGCGACATTGTGGGCATGAAGCTGTGGGTGGAGCAGCTCAAAGTGGGCGTCCTAGTGGACGAGGTGATCTGTAAGGCGCCCAAGAAATTCGCTGAGACAGACATGCGCTCCATTAAGTCGGAGCTGCTGTGCCCTGACTATTCAGATGTAGTGGTTTCCACGCCCACACCCTCCTCCATCCAGGTCCCTGCGAGGACCAGCGCGGTGACTCCTGCGGTCCGGTTGAACAGCACCGGGGCCCCCGCGGGCTTGGGCGCAGGCGGAGGGGCGTCGTCGGTGCCCTTGTCTGTGTtaatcctcagcctcctgctggtTTTCATCATGTCAGTCTTCGTGGCCGCTGGGCTCTTCGTGCTGGTCATGAAGCGTAGGAAGAAGAACCAGAGCGACCACACCAGCACCAACAACTCCGACGTGAGTTCCTTCAACATGCAGTACAGCGTgtacggcggcggcggcggtgcgGGCGGCCACCCACACGCGCACGTGCATCACCGCGGGCCCGCGCTGCCCAAGGTGAAGACGCCCGCGGGCCACGTGTATGAATACATCCCCCACCCACTGGGCCACATGTGCAAAAACCCCATCTACCGCTCCCGAGAGGGCAACTCCGTAGAGGATTACAAAGACCTGCACGAGCTCAAGGTCACCTACAGCAGCAACCAccacctgcagcagcagcagcagccgccgccgccaccgcagcagccacagcagcagcCCCCGccgcagctgcagctgcagcccGGGGAGGAGGAGAGGCGGGAAAGCCACCACTTGCGGAGCCCCGCCTACAGCGTCAGCACCATCGAGCCCCGGGAGGACCTGCTGTCGCCGGTGCAGGACGCCGACCGCTTTTACAGGGGCATTTTAGAACCAGACAAACACTGCTCCACCACCCCCGCCGGCAATAGCCTCCCGGAATATCCCAAATTCCCGTGCAGCCCCGCTGCTTACACTTTCTCACCCAACTATGACCTGAGACGCCCCCATCAGTATTTGCATCCGGGGGCAGGGGACAGCAGGCTACGGGAACCGGTGCTCTACAGCCCCCCGAGTGCTGTCTTTGTAGAACCCAACCGGAACGAATATCTGGagttaaaagcaaaactaaacgTTGAGCCGGACTACCTCGAAGTGCTGGAAAAACAGACCACATTTAGCCAGTTCTAAAAGCAAAGAAACTCCCTTGGAGCTtttgcatttaaaacaaacaagcaagccgACACACACGGTGAACACATTTGATTAATTGTGTTGTTTCAACGTTTAGGGTGAAGTGCCTTGGCACGGGATTTCTCAGCTTCGGTGGAAGATACGAAAAGGGTGtgcaatttcctttaaaatttacaCGTGGGAAACATTTGTGTAAACTGGGcacatcattttctcttcttgcgTGTGGGGCAGGTGTGGAGAAGGGCTTTAAGGAGGGCAATTTGCTGCGCGGGTGATTTGTGAAAGGCCGCAGTCATTTTTGTAGTGGTTGGAAGTGCTAAGAATGGTGGATGATGGCAGAGCATAGATTCTACTCTTCCTCTTTTGCTTCCTCCCCCCTTCTCCCGCCCCACCTCCGTTTCTCCCCTTTTAAGCCATGGGTGGGTCTAACTGGCTTTTGTGGAGAAATTAGCACACCCCAACTTTAATAGgaaatttgttctctttttccgcccctctccttctctccttccctcctctcccttctcattccttttctttgtttttaaaggatgTGTTTGTATGCATTCTGgacatttgaatttaaaaaaaatattgtgatCCTGTAAAGGATCACCATGGATGTGGACAAATCATTAAAATTACAGAGCTATATGATCCATAATTGATTAGTCAAAATAACTTATTgatgaaatatacaaatattttattgtagcaCCTATTTTTATATGCACATTTAGCATTCCTCTTTCCTTCACTTTAGCCTATGATTTTGCAGAGGTGTCGCACTGTATTAGGATCTGCATTTCTAAAACTAACGTGGTATCAGGAAGGCATTTTCAATCATTAAAAATGTGGAGAATTTAATGGCAAAATCTTTAAAAGCCAATGCAACCCACCCAattgaatctgtatttttttttaagaagaaagatCTGATTGTATcccaatgcatttaaaaaaatatatatagggcAATTAATTGGGCCATTCCAGTGTGAATTGTGTgaaagttttgggttttattagaaaagatttgaaagttatttttattagtgaACCAAAATGACATGTTGATTTGACTACTATTGTAGCCGATTTTCGATTGTTTAACCAAACCCAGTTGCATTTGTACAGATCCACATGTACTGGCACCTCAGAAGACCAAATCATGGACTGTACAAGTCTCTATACGATGTCTTTATCCCTGTGGGCAGCAAgcaatgatgataatgacaaaCAGGATCTCTGTAAGATGGGGCTACTGTTGTTACAGTCTCATATGTATCCCAgcacatgtaattttttaaatagtttctgaATAAACACTTGATAACTATGTCAAATATGAGGGATGGAAGTAATGATTATTTAAGGTGCAAAATACTTACCTATGTGTGATTGATAGAATCTCCACCATTAACAATTTAGGAAGTAGTTCCTAAACTTTATTCCTAATACAAAATGTTTTTCCCCTAATtagcaaaattttaaagtatacatatatatatataaaacatatattacatatatatgtaatgtatgcCTTTGTTGGTTCAGGGAAATATGGTTTTCTAAATGTGTCACTTaatgtgtttattatattttcaatgaTGTAACTGTTTCCTTACTGAAGTATTCATCTGCTACGTGGTGCATGGTAAGTAATATATTGCATATTCACTTTTCTCTTAATATGATGTACTTGTCATATCAGTATTATTTATTCAGTCTACAGTTTTccatagttttcatatttttaacttgTGTAAAACTACCTTCAACAATTATGATGGATTCCTTATCTAAAGTTGATCAGTATTCTAAATGCTCAAAATGTTGGTGGATATGATCTCATCATCTTTGAATAAGGTTTTCTAGTGAGTTTAGACTATGATTTAAGGATAAGAAATGTTTCAATTATGTGCCTCATTGCTATAGGTGGATCTCCCAATAATCTCACCTAGAATTTGTACAATATCAAGGGCCGTTCATGAACTTTGTGTTTAAAGAACAATTTCCATGGCATTCTGCCACAAAGAGGCAGCATTCACCCATGAGAAAATTGACAGTAACTACTTGAATTCAGATTGAACAGGTGGTACCAGTTTCCccgaggattaaaaaaaattgtaatgctACATTGACCAAGTACAGTAAGCTATTCATATTCTTTGcaacattttcctttctaaattttttttttcaaaggggaAAGGAATAAGCTCAATAATGCCATGGTATTATCATGAAGAAAAGTGCATTGCTTGCTCTTCATCTACCTCCTGTATATTAGATCCaggattagaaaagaaaaagaaattagcatttgACTTCACAACTGAGATTGTTATTCACAGCAGcaggcatttatttttttaatgtcaatatCACTTCCTCAACCTTATATATAGGTAtgacagttttataaattataaaatgtaaatgtaaagtgGAATCCTCCATGtaacttacttttatttcttaattgatgcataaaacaaaaagataagaattacataaaattaatgaCAGTTCTGGACAATATAACTAACTTTCAAAGAAAGTTCAGTgatgtatacattttttcaaagatttgCAAAATGTTATTGTAAAACCAgcatcattttacatatttttgtcaCATATACTCCCTTTAGGTAGATCATTTCTATCTTTACCCTTCCTAAGATGTCCAACATCTTATTTTAATCTCgaaaataacatttatagatcg is drawn from Papio anubis isolate 15944 chromosome 15, Panubis1.0, whole genome shotgun sequence and contains these coding sequences:
- the SLITRK5 gene encoding SLIT and NTRK-like protein 5 produces the protein MHACCPPVTLEQDLHRKMHSWMLQTLAFAVTSLVLSCAETIDYYGEICDNACPCEEKDGILTVSCENRGIISLSEISPPRFPIYHLLLSGNLLNRLYPNEFVNYTGASILHLGSNVIQDIETGAFHGLRGLRRLHLNNNKLELLRDDTFLGLENLEYLQVDYNYISVIEPNAFGKLHLLQVLILNDNLLSSLPNNLFRFVPLTHLDLRGNRLKLLPYVGLLQHMDKVVELQLEENPWNCSCELISLKDWLDSISYSALVGDVVCETPFRLHGRDLDEVSKQELCPRRLISDYEMRPQTPLSTTGYLHTTPASVNSVATSSSAVYKPPLKPPKGTRQPNKPRVRPTSRQPSKDLGYSNYGPSIAYQTKSPVPLECPTACTCNLQISDLGLNVNCQERKIESIAELQPKPYNPKKMYLTENYIAVVRRTDFLEATGLDLLHLGNNRISMIQDHAFGDLTNLRRLYLNGNRIERLSPELFYGLQSLQYLFLQYNLIREIQSGTFDPVPNLQLLFLNNNLLQAMPSGVFSGLTLLRLNLRSNHFTSLPVSGVLDQLKSLIQIDLHDNPWDCTCDIVGMKLWVEQLKVGVLVDEVICKAPKKFAETDMRSIKSELLCPDYSDVVVSTPTPSSIQVPARTSAVTPAVRLNSTGAPAGLGAGGGASSVPLSVLILSLLLVFIMSVFVAAGLFVLVMKRRKKNQSDHTSTNNSDVSSFNMQYSVYGGGGGAGGHPHAHVHHRGPALPKVKTPAGHVYEYIPHPLGHMCKNPIYRSREGNSVEDYKDLHELKVTYSSNHHLQQQQQPPPPPQQPQQQPPPQLQLQPGEEERRESHHLRSPAYSVSTIEPREDLLSPVQDADRFYRGILEPDKHCSTTPAGNSLPEYPKFPCSPAAYTFSPNYDLRRPHQYLHPGAGDSRLREPVLYSPPSAVFVEPNRNEYLELKAKLNVEPDYLEVLEKQTTFSQF